The Neisseria yangbaofengii genome contains a region encoding:
- a CDS encoding LD-carboxypeptidase yields the protein MSWKPSRRHFLRASAAVAGAGLLQACGTGSTQKPAVNPTPSKSQTVQPRNPQPARSGDNILRVVAPSGFAESYDRVNVGLTRLYNAGFTVTNQQAGSRRYQRFAGTDAERINDFQEVANGRVKTPKVLMGLRGGYGAARLLPSIDFASLGARMRERGTLFFGFSDVCAVQLALLAKGNMMSFAGPMVYSEFGKPDPSIYTMDSFIRGTTNTTNTIDITAIQRSDVNAEGTLWGGNLSVLASLAGTPYMPDINGGILFIEDVGEQPYRIERMLNTLYLSGVLQKQRAIIFGDFRMGTIRDVYDSSYDLSAVINQINRVTRVPVLSGFPFGHITNKATFPLGAHAKVRSTGNGGYSVTFSGYPTLNANSLSLDMLLPPPMPTFDSSSYNNTITEEVIE from the coding sequence ATGTCTTGGAAACCTTCCCGCCGCCATTTTTTGCGTGCCTCGGCCGCAGTTGCCGGCGCAGGATTGCTGCAAGCCTGCGGCACCGGCTCTACTCAAAAACCTGCTGTTAACCCTACCCCTTCAAAAAGTCAAACTGTGCAACCCCGCAACCCTCAACCTGCCCGCTCCGGCGACAATATTTTGCGTGTTGTTGCCCCTTCCGGCTTTGCCGAATCTTACGACCGCGTCAATGTCGGCTTAACCCGTCTGTATAACGCCGGTTTTACCGTAACCAACCAGCAGGCCGGTTCGCGCCGTTACCAGCGTTTTGCCGGAACAGATGCCGAGCGCATCAACGATTTCCAAGAAGTCGCCAACGGCCGCGTGAAAACGCCTAAAGTATTGATGGGCTTGCGCGGCGGCTATGGCGCGGCGCGTTTACTGCCAAGCATTGATTTTGCTTCTTTGGGCGCACGTATGCGTGAACGCGGCACCTTGTTTTTCGGCTTCAGCGACGTGTGCGCCGTGCAATTGGCTTTGTTGGCCAAAGGCAATATGATGAGTTTCGCAGGCCCAATGGTGTATAGCGAATTCGGCAAACCCGATCCGAGTATATATACTATGGATTCGTTTATCCGCGGCACCACCAATACCACCAACACCATCGACATCACCGCCATCCAACGCAGCGATGTGAATGCGGAAGGCACATTATGGGGCGGCAATTTGAGCGTGTTGGCTTCATTGGCCGGTACGCCTTACATGCCCGATATCAACGGCGGCATCCTGTTTATCGAAGATGTGGGCGAACAGCCTTACCGCATCGAGCGCATGCTCAACACGCTGTATCTCTCCGGCGTATTGCAAAAGCAACGTGCGATTATTTTTGGTGATTTCCGTATGGGCACCATCCGCGATGTGTACGACTCAAGCTATGATTTGTCGGCAGTGATCAACCAAATCAACCGCGTGACCCGCGTACCGGTGTTGAGCGGTTTCCCGTTCGGCCACATCACCAATAAAGCCACCTTCCCGCTGGGTGCGCACGCCAAAGTGCGCAGCACCGGCAACGGCGGCTATTCAGTGACCTTCAGCGGCTACCCGACTTTAAATGCCAACAGCCTCAGCCTCGATATGCTGTTGCCGCCGCCAATGCCGACCTTCGATTCGTCTTCTTACAACAATACGATTACCGAAGAAGTAATTGAGTAA
- the rnhA gene encoding ribonuclease HI encodes MDKTVYLYTDGSCKGNPGAGGWGVLMRYGVHEKELFGGEADTTNNRMELTAVIEGLKSLKRRCTVQICTDSQYVKNGMESWIAGWKKNGWKTAAKKPVKNDDLWKMLDELVNRHDVRWTWVKGHAGHAENERADELANRGAAKFM; translated from the coding sequence ATGGATAAAACCGTTTACCTATATACCGACGGCTCCTGCAAAGGCAATCCGGGCGCGGGCGGCTGGGGCGTGTTGATGCGCTACGGAGTGCATGAAAAAGAACTGTTCGGCGGCGAAGCCGACACCACCAACAACCGCATGGAACTCACCGCCGTCATAGAAGGCTTGAAAAGCTTGAAACGCCGTTGCACCGTGCAAATCTGCACCGACTCGCAATACGTGAAAAACGGCATGGAAAGCTGGATTGCCGGCTGGAAGAAAAACGGCTGGAAAACTGCCGCTAAAAAACCGGTGAAAAACGATGATTTGTGGAAAATGCTTGATGAGTTGGTCAACCGACACGATGTGCGCTGGACGTGGGTTAAAGGTCATGCCGGACATGCGGAAAACGAACGTGCCGACGAATTGGCCAACCGTGGGGCAGCGAAGTTTATGTAG
- a CDS encoding nitric-oxide reductase large subunit, whose translation MGQYKKLWLLLIAVLTVCFTILGYMGSEIYKKAPPYPEQVVTASGKKLMTKDDILAGQSAWQTTGGMEVGSVLGHGAYQAPDWTADWLHRELAAWLDLTAQADYGKKFDELAAEEQAVLKTRLQDEYRVQSAIKEDGSVVISDTRAKAIETILPYYHGVYSDDPALQSTREHFAMKNNTLPSEEAREKLFNFFFWTAWSASTNRPDEVFTYTNNWPHEPLINNVPTTENYMWSFTSIVLLLLGIGLLMWGYSFLTKHEEVEIPTEDPVAKITLTPSQKALGKYVFLTVALFCAQVLLGGLTAHYTVEGQGFYGIDKALGIEISDWLPYSLTRTWHIQSAIFWIATGFLTAGLFLAPIVNGGKDPKFQVAGVNFLYIALFIVVAGSYAGNFFALSHIMPPESNFWFGHQGYEYLDLGRFWQLLLMVGLLLWLFLMLRCTVNAFREKGTDKNLLAIFVASMVGVGVFYAPGLFYGEKSPIAVMEYWRWWVVHLWVEGFFEVFATAAFAFIFYNMGFVRRSTATASTLAAAAIFMMGGIPGTLHHLYFTGSTSASMAIGACFSALEVVPLVLLGREAYEHWSYQNTTEWAKRLRWPLMCFVAVAFWNMIGAGVFGFLINPPISLFYIQGLNTTAVHAHAALFGVYGFLALGFVLLVARYIKPEAQFDDKLMTWGFWLLNGGLVGMIAISLLPIGAIQAWASVSQGLWYARSEEFLQMELLDTLRWVRTAADLVFIGGAFCVAWQATKMVFSRSK comes from the coding sequence ATGGGACAGTACAAGAAACTTTGGCTACTGCTGATTGCAGTGCTGACAGTCTGTTTCACCATTCTTGGTTATATGGGTAGCGAGATCTATAAGAAAGCGCCTCCTTACCCTGAACAAGTCGTTACCGCTTCCGGCAAAAAGTTGATGACCAAAGACGATATTCTCGCCGGCCAATCCGCTTGGCAAACCACTGGCGGTATGGAAGTCGGTTCCGTATTGGGTCACGGTGCATACCAAGCACCTGACTGGACCGCAGACTGGCTGCACCGCGAGCTGGCGGCATGGTTAGACTTGACTGCCCAAGCCGATTACGGCAAAAAATTCGATGAGTTGGCTGCTGAAGAGCAAGCTGTGTTAAAAACCCGCTTGCAAGACGAATACCGTGTCCAAAGCGCCATAAAAGAAGACGGCTCGGTAGTCATCAGCGATACGCGCGCAAAAGCCATCGAAACCATTCTGCCTTACTACCACGGCGTTTACAGCGACGATCCTGCATTGCAGTCTACCCGTGAACACTTTGCAATGAAAAACAACACATTGCCAAGTGAAGAAGCACGTGAAAAATTGTTTAACTTCTTCTTCTGGACTGCATGGTCTGCTTCGACCAACCGCCCTGACGAAGTCTTTACCTACACCAACAACTGGCCGCACGAGCCTTTGATCAACAACGTGCCGACTACGGAAAACTACATGTGGTCGTTCACCAGTATCGTTCTGTTGCTGTTGGGCATCGGCTTATTGATGTGGGGTTACTCATTCCTGACCAAACATGAAGAAGTTGAAATCCCAACCGAAGATCCGGTGGCGAAAATTACTTTGACTCCTTCTCAAAAAGCCTTGGGCAAATATGTATTCCTGACTGTTGCATTGTTCTGTGCACAAGTATTATTGGGCGGTCTGACTGCGCACTATACTGTTGAAGGCCAAGGCTTCTACGGCATCGATAAAGCGTTGGGTATCGAGATTTCCGACTGGTTGCCTTACTCGCTGACCCGTACTTGGCATATCCAATCGGCGATTTTCTGGATTGCCACAGGCTTCCTGACGGCTGGTTTGTTCTTGGCGCCAATTGTCAACGGCGGCAAAGACCCTAAATTCCAAGTAGCAGGCGTAAACTTCCTGTATATCGCCCTGTTTATCGTCGTAGCCGGTTCATACGCCGGTAACTTCTTCGCCTTGTCACACATAATGCCGCCTGAATCAAACTTCTGGTTCGGCCACCAAGGCTATGAATACTTAGATTTAGGCCGCTTTTGGCAGCTCTTGCTGATGGTAGGCTTGCTGTTGTGGTTGTTCCTGATGTTGCGTTGTACGGTAAACGCCTTCCGTGAAAAAGGCACCGACAAAAACTTGCTGGCAATTTTCGTGGCCTCTATGGTCGGCGTGGGGGTGTTCTACGCACCGGGCTTGTTCTACGGTGAAAAATCGCCGATTGCCGTGATGGAATACTGGCGCTGGTGGGTGGTTCACTTGTGGGTAGAAGGCTTCTTCGAAGTATTTGCCACTGCCGCTTTTGCCTTCATTTTCTACAACATGGGCTTCGTACGCCGCAGTACCGCTACCGCTTCTACTCTGGCCGCTGCCGCCATCTTCATGATGGGTGGTATCCCGGGTACCCTGCACCACTTGTACTTTACCGGCTCGACTTCTGCCTCTATGGCCATCGGCGCATGTTTCTCTGCCTTGGAAGTGGTACCTTTAGTATTGCTGGGTCGTGAAGCTTATGAGCATTGGTCTTACCAAAACACTACCGAATGGGCAAAACGCCTGCGTTGGCCGCTGATGTGCTTCGTTGCCGTGGCATTCTGGAACATGATCGGTGCCGGTGTATTCGGCTTCCTGATTAACCCGCCGATTTCCCTGTTCTACATCCAAGGTCTGAACACCACCGCAGTTCACGCGCACGCGGCTCTGTTCGGCGTATATGGTTTCTTGGCACTGGGCTTCGTCTTGCTGGTAGCCCGCTACATCAAACCTGAAGCACAATTCGACGACAAATTGATGACTTGGGGCTTCTGGCTGCTCAACGGCGGTTTGGTCGGCATGATTGCCATCAGCCTGTTGCCGATTGGTGCGATTCAAGCTTGGGCTTCTGTATCACAAGGTTTGTGGTACGCCCGTAGCGAAGAATTCCTGCAAATGGAGCTCTTGGATACCTTGCGCTGGGTTCGTACAGCTGCTGACTTGGTGTTTATCGGCGGTGCATTCTGTGTCGCATGGCAAGCCACCAAAATGGTATTCAGCCGCAGCAAATAA
- a CDS encoding IS3 family transposase, translating to MRAKHPLKYLLHSAGIPKSSFHYHIGKADPDAAAKTAVSEVYRRHKGRYGHRRIAAVLSWNKKKVQCIMGLLGLKAKVRSKKAYRPQVIGEASDNILNREFTAGKPADKWLTDVTEFKCTDGKLYLSPISDVFNREIVAYSLSRRANSKLVAQMLDKAFGRLKGQTPLLHSDRGVLYRTGAYRAKLAEKGMVQSMSRKGNCWDNAPMERFFGTLKEESFYQEGALSVAELTEVIDDYIHYYNHERISLNLKKLSPVGYRTQLEKAV from the coding sequence TTGAGAGCGAAGCACCCGCTGAAATATCTGCTGCACAGTGCCGGTATTCCCAAAAGCAGCTTTCATTACCATATCGGCAAAGCCGATCCCGATGCGGCGGCCAAAACCGCAGTAAGCGAAGTCTATCGCCGACACAAAGGCCGCTACGGTCATCGGCGGATTGCCGCCGTATTGTCGTGGAACAAAAAGAAAGTGCAGTGCATTATGGGTTTGTTGGGACTGAAAGCCAAAGTCCGCAGCAAAAAAGCCTACCGTCCGCAGGTAATAGGAGAGGCTTCGGATAATATTCTTAATCGTGAATTTACTGCCGGCAAACCGGCAGACAAATGGCTGACCGATGTGACGGAGTTCAAATGCACAGACGGGAAGCTGTACTTATCGCCGATATCGGATGTGTTTAATCGGGAGATTGTGGCCTATTCTTTAAGCCGCAGAGCAAACAGTAAACTGGTGGCGCAAATGTTGGATAAAGCATTTGGCCGTCTGAAAGGCCAAACGCCGCTGCTGCATTCCGACCGGGGTGTGCTTTACCGCACCGGGGCTTATCGGGCGAAACTGGCTGAGAAAGGAATGGTGCAAAGCATGTCGCGTAAAGGAAATTGCTGGGACAATGCGCCGATGGAGCGTTTCTTCGGTACATTAAAAGAAGAGAGCTTCTATCAGGAAGGTGCGTTGTCGGTGGCAGAGCTGACAGAGGTAATAGATGATTACATACATTACTACAATCATGAGCGGATTAGTTTAAACTTAAAAAAGCTGAGTCCTGTCGGCTACAGAACCCAGCTTGAAAAGGCTGTTTGA
- the rpsO gene encoding 30S ribosomal protein S15, giving the protein MALTVEQKAEIVKDFQRKEGDTGSSEVQVALLTFRINDLTPHFKANPKDHHSRRGLLKMVSARRRLLTYLRRTKPETYRNVITRLGLRK; this is encoded by the coding sequence ATGGCATTGACCGTAGAACAAAAAGCGGAAATCGTTAAAGATTTCCAACGCAAAGAAGGCGATACCGGTTCTTCTGAAGTGCAAGTTGCCTTGTTGACTTTCCGCATCAACGACTTGACCCCTCACTTCAAAGCCAACCCTAAAGACCACCACAGCCGTCGCGGTTTGTTGAAAATGGTGAGCGCGCGTCGTCGTCTGCTGACTTACTTGCGTCGTACCAAACCTGAAACTTACCGTAACGTAATTACTCGTTTGGGTCTGCGTAAATAA
- the prmB gene encoding 50S ribosomal protein L3 N(5)-glutamine methyltransferase, which yields MFTQAAKELTTIRDILRFAVSRFNDAGLFFGHGSDNAYDEAAYLILHTLNLPLDTLDPYLDAKLLQTEKEEVLALIERRVTDRLPVAYLTNQAWQGDFDFYVDERVIVPRSFIYELLGDSLTPWIEYPELINRALDLCTGSACLAIQMAHHYPAAEIDAVDLSLDALEVAAINVEEYGLEDRISLIHTDLFEGLEGTYDLIVSNPPYVDAESVDALPDEYLHEPELALGSGQDGLDATREIILQAAKFLNPKGVLLVEIGHNRDVLEAAYPELPFTWLETSGGDGFVFLLTREQLLGEE from the coding sequence ATGTTTACTCAAGCAGCCAAAGAACTCACCACCATCCGCGACATTTTGCGCTTTGCCGTCAGCCGTTTTAACGATGCCGGGCTTTTCTTCGGTCACGGCTCCGACAATGCGTATGACGAAGCTGCTTATCTGATTTTACACACGCTGAATCTACCGCTCGACACGCTCGACCCTTATCTCGATGCCAAGCTGTTACAAACCGAAAAAGAAGAAGTATTGGCACTCATCGAACGTCGCGTTACCGATCGTCTGCCGGTCGCCTACCTGACCAATCAAGCATGGCAGGGCGATTTTGATTTTTACGTTGACGAACGCGTCATCGTGCCGCGTTCTTTTATCTATGAATTACTGGGCGACTCACTCACCCCTTGGATTGAATACCCCGAATTGATCAACCGCGCACTTGACCTTTGCACGGGCAGTGCCTGCTTGGCCATTCAAATGGCACATCATTACCCGGCCGCCGAAATCGATGCCGTCGATTTAAGCTTGGACGCGCTCGAAGTCGCCGCCATCAACGTTGAAGAATACGGCTTAGAAGACCGAATCAGCCTGATTCACACCGACTTATTCGAAGGCTTGGAAGGCACATACGACTTAATCGTTTCCAACCCGCCATACGTCGATGCCGAATCCGTCGATGCCCTGCCCGACGAATATCTGCACGAGCCGGAATTGGCACTCGGCAGCGGCCAAGACGGCTTGGATGCCACCCGCGAAATCATTTTGCAGGCAGCCAAATTCCTCAACCCGAAAGGCGTATTACTGGTCGAAATCGGCCACAACCGCGACGTACTCGAAGCTGCTTACCCTGAATTACCATTCACTTGGCTCGAAACCAGCGGCGGCGACGGCTTCGTATTCCTGCTGACACGCGAACAATTATTGGGCGAAGAATAA
- the nirK gene encoding copper-containing nitrite reductase: protein MKRQALAAIIASVFALAACGQQAAEKPAEQPAAAEATASAASTAEQSAAAETPAGELPVIDAIVTHAPEVPPAIDRDYPAKVRVKMETVEKTMKMADGVDYHYWTFDGDVPGRMIRVREGDTVEVEFSNNPSSTVPHNVDFHAATGQGGGAAATFTAPGRTSTFSFKALQSGLYIYHCAVAPVGMHIANGMYGLILVEPKEGLPKVDKEFYVVQGDFYTKGKYGAQGLQAFDMDKAVKEQPEYVVFNGHVGAIAGDNALKANVGDTVRMYVGNGGPNLVSSFHVIGEIFDKVYVEGGKLINENVQSTIVPAGGAAIVEFKVDIPGSYTLVDHSIFRAFNKGALGQLKVEGEENPEIMTQKLSDTEYKPAGAPAAAAASAPAAEPAAEASAP, encoded by the coding sequence ATGAAACGCCAAGCCTTAGCTGCAATCATCGCTTCTGTATTCGCTTTGGCTGCTTGCGGTCAGCAAGCAGCGGAAAAACCGGCCGAACAACCGGCTGCTGCCGAAGCAACTGCATCTGCCGCTTCAACTGCTGAGCAATCTGCTGCTGCCGAAACCCCTGCCGGTGAATTACCGGTAATTGATGCAATCGTGACTCATGCCCCTGAAGTGCCACCTGCAATCGACCGCGATTACCCTGCTAAAGTACGTGTGAAAATGGAAACCGTTGAGAAAACCATGAAAATGGCCGACGGTGTGGATTATCACTACTGGACATTTGATGGCGATGTTCCGGGCCGCATGATTCGTGTTCGTGAGGGCGATACCGTAGAAGTTGAATTCTCTAACAATCCGAGCTCAACCGTACCGCACAACGTGGACTTCCACGCAGCAACCGGCCAAGGCGGTGGTGCGGCGGCAACCTTTACTGCTCCCGGCCGCACTTCGACTTTCAGCTTCAAAGCTTTGCAATCCGGTCTGTATATTTACCACTGTGCGGTTGCGCCTGTGGGTATGCACATCGCCAACGGTATGTATGGTTTGATTTTGGTAGAGCCTAAAGAAGGTCTGCCAAAAGTGGACAAAGAATTCTACGTCGTTCAAGGTGACTTCTACACCAAAGGCAAATACGGTGCCCAAGGTCTGCAAGCCTTCGATATGGACAAAGCAGTTAAAGAGCAACCCGAATATGTTGTATTCAATGGTCACGTTGGCGCGATTGCCGGTGATAACGCATTGAAAGCCAATGTTGGCGATACCGTACGTATGTACGTAGGTAACGGTGGTCCAAACTTAGTATCTTCATTCCACGTGATTGGTGAAATCTTCGATAAAGTATATGTTGAAGGCGGTAAACTGATTAACGAAAACGTACAAAGCACCATCGTTCCTGCCGGTGGCGCAGCAATCGTAGAATTTAAAGTGGATATCCCGGGCAGCTACACTTTGGTTGACCACTCTATCTTCCGTGCGTTCAACAAAGGTGCGTTGGGCCAATTGAAAGTAGAGGGTGAAGAAAACCCGGAAATCATGACCCAAAAATTGAGCGACACTGAGTACAAACCTGCTGGCGCGCCTGCAGCCGCCGCAGCTTCTGCTCCAGCGGCAGAACCGGCCGCTGAAGCTTCTGCACCGTAA
- a CDS encoding helix-turn-helix domain-containing protein: MSKYNLHFKYRAVLHYHQVHSQQRTAEHFNVSRTHLRRWIAAYRQGGIAALQHPQATFMKTKRKNPFIADKPDHEKNPGGTD; encoded by the coding sequence ATGTCCAAATATAACCTACACTTCAAATACCGAGCCGTACTCCATTATCACCAAGTGCACAGCCAACAGCGCACCGCAGAGCACTTCAACGTCTCGCGCACCCACCTGCGCCGTTGGATAGCCGCCTATCGGCAAGGCGGTATCGCCGCACTTCAACACCCGCAGGCTACGTTTATGAAGACCAAACGCAAAAACCCGTTTATCGCCGACAAACCCGACCACGAAAAAAACCCGGGCGGAACTGATTGA
- a CDS encoding formylglycine-generating enzyme family protein, which yields MKTISLSVISLLVCSSAMAAEMATVEAGSYRPLYLKKDTPMIHVRSFKIDKYPVTNAEFAEFVKKHPQWQKGKANKKQVEPTYLKHWNRTGSNAYAPKPNEMKHPVTNVSWFAANAYCTAQGKRLPTIDEWELAGLASATQKNGSNEESYNRTILDWYADGGRNGLRNVGMGKPNYYGLYDMHGLIWEWTEDFNSSLLNSGSADSSMFCSGASLGSTDPTNYAAFLRFGIRTSLQSKYGLHNLGFRCAASAK from the coding sequence ATGAAAACCATTTCGCTATCCGTTATAAGCTTATTGGTCTGTAGCAGCGCAATGGCAGCTGAAATGGCCACCGTCGAAGCGGGCAGCTATCGTCCGCTGTATCTGAAAAAAGATACCCCGATGATTCATGTTAGGTCATTCAAAATCGACAAATATCCGGTGACCAACGCCGAATTTGCCGAATTTGTGAAAAAGCATCCGCAATGGCAAAAAGGCAAAGCCAATAAAAAACAAGTCGAGCCGACTTATTTAAAACATTGGAACCGAACCGGCAGCAACGCCTATGCGCCTAAGCCCAATGAAATGAAACACCCCGTGACCAATGTGTCATGGTTTGCCGCCAATGCCTACTGCACCGCACAAGGCAAACGCCTGCCGACGATCGACGAATGGGAGTTGGCCGGCTTGGCATCGGCTACCCAGAAAAACGGTTCCAACGAAGAAAGCTATAACCGTACCATCTTAGATTGGTATGCCGATGGCGGCCGTAACGGTTTGCGAAATGTCGGTATGGGTAAACCCAATTATTATGGCCTGTACGACATGCACGGCCTGATTTGGGAATGGACGGAAGATTTCAACAGCAGCTTGCTGAATTCCGGTTCGGCAGACAGCTCCATGTTCTGTAGCGGCGCATCGTTAGGCTCGACCGATCCGACCAACTATGCCGCATTCTTGCGCTTCGGTATCCGCACCAGCCTGCAATCCAAATACGGTTTGCACAATTTAGGTTTCCGCTGCGCCGCTTCAGCGAAATAA
- a CDS encoding HIT family protein gives MNCPICHAENEDVLLQTPKLRVIAVHNEAGSPAFCRVIWQEHVAEMTDLPQAQRDEIMGMVYRVESAMRQVLQPAKINLASLGNVVPHLHWHVIARFENDANFPAPIWAPAGRNHEMTLPQDWPKQIKALLA, from the coding sequence ATGAATTGCCCGATTTGCCATGCGGAAAATGAAGACGTTTTGCTGCAAACGCCGAAACTGCGCGTGATTGCCGTGCACAACGAAGCCGGTTCGCCCGCTTTCTGCCGCGTGATTTGGCAGGAACATGTCGCGGAAATGACCGATTTACCGCAAGCACAACGCGATGAAATAATGGGCATGGTCTATCGCGTGGAATCGGCCATGCGCCAAGTGTTGCAGCCGGCCAAAATCAATTTGGCGAGCTTGGGCAATGTCGTTCCGCACCTGCATTGGCATGTGATTGCGCGCTTTGAAAACGATGCCAATTTTCCGGCTCCGATTTGGGCACCGGCCGGCCGCAATCACGAAATGACGCTGCCGCAAGATTGGCCGAAACAAATCAAAGCCTTGCTGGCTTAA
- a CDS encoding c-type cytochrome, translating into MKRQTIAALSASVFLLAACSGSEPAAERPAETAPVAETPAPAVGTAPAVEAEPAIETASAIETAPAAAAELSQDEQIKLGKAVYDSNCMACHGAEGKGVEGTFPPLEKSDYFAKDNTKLVHAVTKGVNGMIKVKGKDYNGVMPAVPLSDQDVANVVTYVLNSFGNNGGQISAAEVAEIKSK; encoded by the coding sequence ATGAAGCGCCAAACCATCGCAGCCTTATCGGCATCTGTATTCCTATTGGCAGCCTGTTCAGGTTCTGAACCTGCTGCCGAAAGGCCGGCAGAAACCGCACCCGTAGCCGAAACCCCGGCACCTGCCGTCGGAACCGCACCGGCCGTTGAGGCCGAACCTGCTATTGAAACCGCATCTGCTATTGAAACCGCACCTGCCGCTGCTGCCGAATTGTCGCAAGACGAGCAAATTAAGTTGGGCAAGGCTGTTTATGATTCCAACTGTATGGCGTGTCATGGTGCCGAAGGGAAGGGCGTAGAAGGTACGTTCCCACCATTGGAAAAATCGGATTATTTTGCTAAAGACAACACCAAATTGGTTCATGCCGTTACCAAAGGTGTGAACGGTATGATTAAAGTGAAGGGGAAAGACTACAACGGTGTTATGCCTGCCGTGCCGTTGAGTGATCAAGATGTTGCCAATGTGGTGACTTATGTTTTGAACAGCTTCGGTAATAACGGCGGTCAAATATCTGCTGCCGAAGTCGCTGAAATCAAAAGCAAATAA
- the tehB gene encoding SAM-dependent methyltransferase TehB, whose protein sequence is MSASQALFCYRQLPVWTADTIPEALLSRHNTQEGTWGNLVIKKGRLKFYELSETGETLAEQELTPESDDVLIAPQQWHKVQPQTDDTEIQFEFYCQAADYFHKKYGMSATHSAVRAAENIVPPGKALDMGCGQGRNALYLALQGFDVTAVDNNPMAVQNVQELAAREGLKVDAFEYDLNAANIQDDFDYIVAAVVMMFLRPRFIPQVIANMKTCTKAGGYNLIVSAMDTEDFPCPMPFPFKFSEGELREYYQGWELIEYKEELGAMHAKDESGNPIRFKFVTMLAKKPE, encoded by the coding sequence ATGAGCGCGTCACAAGCACTATTCTGCTATCGGCAATTGCCGGTCTGGACTGCCGATACCATTCCTGAAGCCTTATTGAGCCGACACAATACGCAAGAAGGTACATGGGGCAATTTAGTCATTAAAAAAGGCCGTCTGAAATTTTATGAATTGTCGGAAACCGGAGAAACCTTGGCCGAACAAGAACTCACGCCCGAGAGCGATGATGTGCTGATTGCGCCGCAGCAATGGCATAAAGTCCAACCGCAAACGGATGACACGGAAATCCAGTTTGAGTTCTACTGCCAAGCCGCCGATTATTTTCACAAAAAATACGGTATGAGCGCCACGCATTCTGCCGTACGCGCCGCTGAAAACATCGTGCCGCCGGGCAAAGCGCTGGACATGGGCTGCGGACAGGGCCGTAATGCGTTGTATCTCGCGTTGCAAGGATTCGACGTAACCGCCGTTGATAACAACCCAATGGCGGTGCAAAACGTGCAGGAACTGGCAGCCCGCGAAGGACTGAAGGTTGATGCGTTTGAATACGATTTAAATGCCGCCAATATTCAGGACGATTTCGATTACATTGTGGCGGCCGTGGTGATGATGTTCCTCCGGCCGCGTTTCATTCCGCAAGTGATTGCCAACATGAAAACGTGCACCAAAGCGGGCGGCTACAATTTGATTGTCTCGGCGATGGATACCGAAGATTTTCCATGCCCGATGCCGTTTCCGTTTAAATTCAGCGAAGGTGAATTGCGCGAATATTATCAGGGTTGGGAATTGATTGAATACAAGGAAGAATTGGGCGCTATGCACGCCAAAGATGAATCCGGCAATCCGATTCGGTTTAAATTTGTGACCATGTTGGCGAAGAAGCCGGAGTAA